A single window of Acetobacteraceae bacterium DNA harbors:
- a CDS encoding MBL fold metallo-hydrolase, whose protein sequence is MLEERRIGKAKVTAFLDAINLITPDLIPEADCEEGHEIYRLHALSSKEAIPSPMQAFLLAMPAEKGGENFYLVDAGCGGHMGPRFGRSYKSFVKAGYDPKAVSRVFLTHFHPDHVGGVIDLEGKKLYPNAVLTMSRLEFAFWNNEFNASRFPDLKPYFAAVQKVLKAYEGQIQPVEWGEEVEKGVKLVALPGHTPGHSGVMLESDGEKLLIWGDIIHAAEFQLPYPHWCIGYDLDRETALKTRLETLKKLSESDIVAAGPHVFGSGVIRSNGKGGYRMEDTQEN, encoded by the coding sequence ATGCTCGAAGAAAGAAGAATTGGTAAGGCGAAGGTAACAGCATTTTTAGATGCGATTAATCTGATTACGCCGGACTTGATCCCAGAGGCAGATTGCGAGGAGGGGCATGAAATTTATAGACTTCATGCGCTTTCTTCAAAAGAGGCTATTCCTTCGCCGATGCAGGCTTTTCTTTTGGCAATGCCTGCGGAAAAGGGCGGTGAAAATTTTTACTTGGTAGATGCCGGCTGTGGCGGACATATGGGGCCACGTTTTGGTAGGTCTTATAAATCTTTTGTTAAGGCAGGCTATGATCCTAAAGCGGTCTCAAGGGTGTTTCTGACTCATTTCCATCCGGATCATGTCGGGGGCGTTATTGATTTAGAGGGGAAGAAACTCTATCCGAATGCAGTTTTAACCATGTCACGTTTAGAATTCGCCTTCTGGAATAATGAGTTTAATGCCTCTAGATTTCCGGATTTAAAACCCTATTTTGCGGCAGTTCAAAAAGTTCTTAAAGCCTATGAGGGGCAAATCCAGCCGGTCGAGTGGGGGGAAGAGGTCGAAAAAGGCGTTAAATTAGTGGCCTTGCCAGGTCATACGCCCGGACATAGCGGTGTTATGCTTGAAAGTGACGGTGAAAAGCTTTTGATTTGGGGCGATATTATTCATGCCGCAGAATTTCAGTTGCCCTATCCGCATTGGTGCATCGGCTATGATTTGGATCGAGAGACGGCCTTAAAGACCCGTCTTGAAACCCTAAAGAAACTTTCGGAAAGCGATATTGTCGCTGCTGGGCCGCATGTTTTTGGTTCTGGCGTGATTCGCAGCAACGGCAAGGGCGGTTATCGGATGGAAGATACTCAGGAAAACTGA
- the tpiA gene encoding triose-phosphate isomerase, whose protein sequence is MTKTKYVVGNWKMHTTRESALKLVNETVEGLHKNPSAEDCRIIICPPYPHLYTVGEILRNAQLPNVFLGAQDCSARDAGTGDVPAQMLLSMGVKYVILGHSERRLRHHETDHLICSKAEWVAQAGLTPIVCIGETLEEREAGQIYAILKKQITTSLRRDFTGIVAYEPIWAVGSGAMATAVDIRDAFEMISELLSGYLAAELPPILYGGAVQNGAQAKEIFSLQMDGVLVGRACLEAAPFLDIIHGADS, encoded by the coding sequence ATGACCAAAACAAAATATGTGGTTGGCAATTGGAAAATGCACACCACCCGTGAATCCGCACTCAAACTTGTAAATGAAACAGTTGAAGGCCTTCACAAAAATCCGAGTGCAGAGGATTGTCGCATTATCATCTGCCCGCCTTACCCGCATCTCTATACTGTTGGAGAAATTCTCCGCAATGCTCAGCTGCCAAATGTCTTTTTAGGGGCGCAAGATTGCAGTGCACGGGATGCAGGTACAGGCGATGTTCCTGCCCAAATGCTGCTTTCTATGGGCGTGAAATATGTCATTCTAGGCCATTCAGAGCGCCGGCTTCGCCATCATGAAACGGATCATCTCATCTGCTCCAAAGCAGAATGGGTGGCACAGGCTGGTTTAACCCCTATCGTCTGTATTGGGGAAACGCTTGAAGAACGTGAGGCTGGACAGATATATGCCATTTTGAAGAAGCAAATCACAACTTCCCTTCGTCGCGATTTTACAGGCATCGTCGCTTACGAGCCTATCTGGGCAGTTGGCAGTGGTGCCATGGCGACCGCCGTCGATATCAGAGATGCTTTTGAGATGATTTCTGAACTGCTTTCCGGTTATCTTGCGGCTGAACTTCCGCCCATTCTTTATGGGGGGGCGGTGCAAAATGGCGCACAGGCAAAAGAAATTTTTAGCCTTCAAATGGATGGTGTTCTGGTTGGACGTGCCTGTTTAGAAGCCGCACCTTTTCTTGATATCATCCATGGTGCTGATTCATGA
- a CDS encoding HesA/MoeB/ThiF family protein — MLLPASVRFSKPKIQPKRFKSGKNTLPDNVFQERFSSQIRLPHIGLSGQEKLFQAKILVVGAGTLGCACLPWLVASGIGEIRLVDPDRIEPDNLARQVLYTEAELGQNKALSAKTTLQRQNPHLNLIAETQYATRESAQNWIKKADLVLDCADNVATSFLLDDLCRSAGKIFVSASAERFGGYVGAFNGNAPAYRNIFPALNEGTDCATSGILGAAGGVIGALQAQITISLILGLDPSPLGKLFVWKGDEWRMETIIFYDAPIKKTENYPVISLKEITANDLLIDLRPKNSWPKINNALRELPKNLSPEQQDHRRIIFLCETGALATKEALEHQERGYRNLALCALNLEENL, encoded by the coding sequence ATGCTGTTGCCTGCGTCAGTGCGGTTTTCAAAACCAAAAATCCAACCGAAGCGATTCAAGAGTGGAAAAAATACCTTGCCGGATAACGTTTTCCAAGAAAGATTTTCAAGCCAAATCCGCCTGCCGCATATTGGCCTATCAGGACAAGAAAAACTCTTTCAGGCAAAAATCCTTGTTGTCGGCGCTGGGACTTTAGGCTGTGCCTGCCTACCGTGGCTTGTTGCCTCCGGGATTGGCGAAATCCGTCTTGTTGACCCAGACAGGATAGAGCCTGATAATCTTGCCCGCCAAGTGCTTTACACCGAGGCAGAGCTTGGACAAAACAAAGCTCTTTCTGCCAAAACAACATTACAAAGACAAAATCCGCATTTAAATCTCATCGCAGAAACGCAATATGCGACACGGGAAAGTGCCCAAAACTGGATAAAAAAAGCCGATTTGGTTCTTGATTGTGCCGATAATGTTGCCACGAGCTTTTTACTCGATGATTTATGCAGATCTGCTGGTAAAATCTTTGTGAGCGCCTCGGCAGAACGTTTTGGCGGTTATGTCGGTGCTTTTAACGGAAACGCTCCAGCCTATCGGAATATTTTTCCGGCCCTAAATGAAGGAACAGATTGCGCAACATCCGGAATTTTAGGCGCAGCCGGCGGTGTCATCGGAGCGCTTCAGGCGCAAATCACCATTTCCCTGATTTTAGGCTTAGACCCTTCCCCTTTAGGAAAACTCTTTGTCTGGAAAGGTGACGAGTGGCGCATGGAAACGATTATTTTCTATGATGCGCCGATTAAAAAAACAGAAAACTATCCTGTTATTTCCTTAAAAGAAATCACGGCAAACGATCTGTTAATTGACCTCCGTCCTAAAAATTCATGGCCAAAAATAAACAACGCCTTACGGGAACTTCCAAAGAATCTAAGCCCCGAACAACAAGATCATCGGCGAATTATTTTTCTCTGTGAAACAGGTGCACTAGCTACAAAAGAGGCCTTAGAACACCAAGAGCGAGGCTACCGCAACCTCGCCCTCTGTGCTTTAAATTTAGAAGAGAATCTCTAA
- a CDS encoding alpha/beta fold hydrolase, whose product MLLPVTEFQDSLDPSQTVLILLHGVFGRGKNFGQIARVLSKDVQCMTLDLRNHGTAPPGPLEISAMAKDVIDTCLSLKLEKVILLGHSMGGKVAMSAALETENHPAEWHHILKALIIADIAPISFTSSHRNMASDLARLEFPALKTRRMAADFLLENVPEVTDPAIAAWLTQNLAPGEYPYWETNIAQIALDFDNVANWPKEKNLSPYTKSSLFLRGEKSDYIPTKSEAEIFRLFPKSEIKTIENAGHWLHAEQPQAFLHLVKNFLETQFS is encoded by the coding sequence ATGCTTCTACCTGTTACAGAATTTCAAGATTCCTTAGATCCGTCACAGACAGTGCTGATTTTACTGCATGGGGTGTTTGGGCGTGGAAAGAATTTCGGGCAGATCGCACGGGTGCTCTCCAAAGACGTTCAATGTATGACGCTGGATTTACGCAACCATGGCACAGCACCTCCCGGTCCTTTAGAAATTAGCGCGATGGCAAAAGATGTCATTGATACATGCCTCTCCCTTAAATTAGAGAAAGTCATTCTTTTAGGCCATTCGATGGGCGGTAAAGTCGCCATGTCTGCCGCTTTAGAGACAGAAAATCATCCTGCGGAATGGCATCACATTTTAAAGGCGCTGATTATCGCCGATATTGCTCCCATTTCCTTCACTTCTTCCCATCGCAATATGGCAAGCGATTTGGCTCGGCTGGAATTTCCAGCCCTTAAAACACGGCGCATGGCCGCCGATTTTCTATTGGAAAATGTTCCTGAGGTGACAGACCCTGCGATTGCCGCTTGGCTCACGCAAAATCTCGCGCCCGGAGAATATCCCTATTGGGAAACAAATATTGCGCAAATCGCTTTAGACTTTGATAATGTCGCAAACTGGCCAAAAGAAAAAAATCTTTCGCCTTATACAAAGTCAAGCCTCTTTCTCCGTGGTGAAAAATCTGACTATATTCCAACCAAAAGTGAGGCAGAAATTTTCCGCCTCTTTCCAAAATCGGAAATTAAAACCATTGAAAATGCAGGCCATTGGCTCCATGCGGAACAGCCTCAGGCCTTCCTGCATTTGGTAAAGAACTTTCTAGAGACTCAGTTTTCCTGA
- a CDS encoding ATP-binding protein has product MSEKNIHNKEEFIPPFDAIKVAYYRGIGSEQIIGPLGQMNVFIGENNAGKSTVLNFINDYLDDFRAIRIAECEYYDRYGPDASSEGLEPPRNLRGEEFHLKKGEFYFELGYLRQGLGFSLEKHREYIQKIILEIQDALDKKLVLEDKFKDLLEDKYWWLEGSVNGYEKKLEGILKDFLSSLDEVSLKFLFLKCGYSEDEFEEDYVKKGDGRANWILQKLKSKQSIEEILSEMKDEKSRFPKTKKIRLISAIRDVQADVQGEKISKALSGRALPSKLLELSNPTYKNLGLSKTFRRINNFLQNVLGNDNAEIRIAYNGENLDIEVDIEGKILPLKYLGTGIKEVVIIAAYCTIYDGDIICIEEPEIHLHPALQRKLVRYLIENTTSQYFIATHSNIFIDIKEANLFRVRNDGTETHIEHLPDALQKRGVLDDLGYLASDLLQTNYIIWVEGPSDRIYLRHWISLIDDGLQEGIDYSIMFYGGALIKYLSLSDEENETINEQEFSDFIKLLQINRNMTILMDRDCPHDEEDFKPAVRRIKNDLEREENSEAFWVTFGREVENYIDKDKLQAAIKFNHSKSYEAEPTDLEQLDHHLFKYIKKDKSEADANKVKLAKKICEDSSGWEEFCLDGDLKQKIETLVKRIRKANGLQE; this is encoded by the coding sequence ATGTCTGAGAAAAATATTCACAATAAAGAAGAATTTATTCCACCCTTTGATGCCATAAAAGTCGCCTATTACAGAGGTATCGGCTCTGAACAGATTATCGGCCCTTTAGGACAAATGAATGTTTTTATTGGTGAGAATAATGCTGGAAAGTCTACAGTTTTAAATTTTATAAATGATTATTTGGATGATTTTAGAGCTATACGGATTGCAGAGTGTGAGTATTACGATAGGTATGGCCCTGATGCCTCTTCGGAAGGCCTCGAGCCTCCTAGAAATTTAAGAGGAGAGGAGTTCCATTTAAAAAAAGGGGAGTTTTATTTTGAACTGGGATATTTACGTCAGGGGCTAGGTTTTTCTTTGGAGAAACACCGAGAGTATATTCAAAAAATAATTTTAGAAATTCAGGATGCTTTGGATAAAAAATTGGTATTGGAAGATAAATTTAAAGATTTATTAGAAGACAAATACTGGTGGTTAGAAGGCTCTGTAAACGGTTATGAAAAGAAACTAGAAGGGATTCTGAAGGATTTTCTAAGCTCTTTAGATGAAGTGAGTTTAAAGTTCCTCTTTCTTAAGTGTGGTTATAGCGAGGATGAATTCGAGGAGGATTATGTAAAAAAAGGAGACGGTCGGGCTAACTGGATTCTTCAAAAACTGAAATCTAAGCAATCAATAGAAGAGATTCTATCCGAAATGAAAGATGAAAAATCTAGATTTCCAAAAACAAAAAAAATACGTTTAATCTCAGCAATTAGGGATGTTCAAGCTGATGTTCAGGGAGAAAAAATATCTAAAGCTTTAAGTGGTAGAGCTTTGCCTAGTAAGTTACTTGAGTTATCCAACCCTACATATAAAAACTTAGGGTTAAGTAAAACATTTAGAAGAATAAATAACTTTCTTCAAAATGTTCTTGGAAACGATAATGCTGAAATCAGAATTGCGTATAACGGTGAGAACTTAGATATTGAGGTGGATATTGAAGGAAAAATTTTACCTTTAAAATATCTAGGCACAGGCATTAAAGAAGTTGTTATCATCGCTGCTTACTGCACAATTTATGATGGGGATATTATCTGTATTGAAGAACCAGAAATTCATCTTCATCCAGCACTTCAACGTAAACTTGTACGTTACCTAATCGAAAATACGACCAGTCAGTATTTTATTGCGACCCATTCCAATATTTTTATAGATATAAAAGAGGCAAATCTTTTTAGAGTGAGGAATGATGGAACCGAAACGCATATAGAGCATCTTCCAGATGCGTTACAGAAAAGAGGTGTTCTGGATGATTTGGGTTATCTGGCCTCTGACCTTTTGCAAACGAATTATATTATTTGGGTTGAAGGGCCTTCTGATCGTATTTATCTGCGTCATTGGATTTCTCTTATAGATGATGGTCTACAAGAGGGCATAGACTATTCCATCATGTTCTACGGTGGGGCTTTGATAAAGTATCTTTCACTCTCTGATGAAGAGAATGAGACGATAAATGAGCAAGAATTTTCTGATTTTATTAAGCTTTTACAAATTAATCGAAATATGACGATTTTAATGGATAGAGATTGTCCGCATGATGAGGAAGACTTCAAGCCAGCTGTAAGACGCATTAAGAACGATCTTGAAAGAGAAGAAAATTCAGAAGCTTTTTGGGTGACTTTTGGAAGAGAGGTCGAAAATTATATTGATAAAGATAAGTTACAAGCAGCAATTAAATTTAATCACAGTAAGTCTTACGAAGCAGAGCCGACGGATTTAGAACAGCTTGACCATCATCTTTTTAAATACATTAAAAAAGATAAAAGTGAAGCTGATGCGAATAAGGTGAAGCTAGCTAAAAAAATCTGTGAGGATTCATCTGGTTGGGAAGAATTTTGCCTAGATGGTGATTTAAAGCAAAAAATAGAAACACTAGTTAAAAGAATTAGAAAGGCAAATGGCTTGCAAGAGTAA
- a CDS encoding DUF3297 family protein produces MSENTPPDRLSIWPDSSFFNEEALQKNLRVRFNGKERHDAEEYCMSEGWIRVAAGRKSLDRFGRPMTLKLNGKVEAVFDKFDDEPEA; encoded by the coding sequence ATGAGTGAAAATACGCCCCCAGATCGCCTTTCCATTTGGCCGGATTCTTCCTTTTTTAATGAGGAGGCTTTGCAGAAAAATCTTCGTGTTCGTTTTAATGGCAAAGAACGCCATGATGCCGAAGAATATTGCATGTCCGAAGGCTGGATCCGTGTTGCCGCAGGGCGTAAATCTCTTGACCGTTTTGGCCGTCCAATGACTTTGAAACTAAACGGAAAAGTCGAAGCCGTCTTTGATAAATTCGATGATGAGCCAGAAGCATAA
- the thiS gene encoding sulfur carrier protein ThiS, protein MSPQNPLSIAVIGAGVGGLVTAMILNEAGYKITLYEKSKIIGPESCSFMSGGMLAPWCERADTDPEVLRKGIMALDWWENHFIGFSRNGSLLLSSKHDYSEIARYRTHTSGHEMADQKRISELEPALSHLFDEGLFYPEEGHLDPREALASLAHQLEQASVSIKTGKAVKHSDLKEDLIIDCRGLAAREDLPKLRGVRGEMLRIRSDEVSFSRPIRLLHLRDSIYIVPRKNGEIMVGASSIETDWDGPVTVRTAARYLEACERLHPALGQAEILELGAGVRPAFPDNLPHVSREGRVIYLNGFYRHGWLLSPWAGQEVLKEVQQYTGEKSTKKASQAQPTEIHAIVNGKSQAIPTLLSELLKKLHFQDKIVATALNNQFIPAEKRAETFLKEGDRIEILTPMQGG, encoded by the coding sequence ATGTCTCCTCAAAATCCTCTTTCAATCGCTGTCATCGGTGCTGGCGTCGGTGGCCTCGTTACGGCAATGATCCTCAACGAAGCCGGCTATAAAATCACCCTTTACGAAAAATCGAAGATTATCGGTCCTGAAAGCTGTTCTTTTATGTCAGGCGGAATGCTTGCCCCTTGGTGTGAAAGAGCCGATACAGACCCAGAAGTTCTTCGCAAAGGCATTATGGCACTGGATTGGTGGGAGAATCATTTTATAGGCTTTTCTCGCAACGGTTCTTTGCTTCTTTCCTCTAAGCATGATTATTCCGAAATCGCACGTTATAGGACACATACTTCCGGCCACGAAATGGCGGATCAAAAAAGAATTTCCGAACTTGAACCTGCTCTTTCCCATCTTTTTGACGAAGGTTTATTCTATCCCGAAGAAGGACATCTTGATCCAAGGGAAGCCCTAGCATCTCTTGCACATCAGTTGGAACAAGCATCTGTTTCCATCAAAACAGGCAAGGCCGTAAAACATTCAGATCTCAAAGAAGACCTCATCATTGATTGCCGTGGATTGGCGGCACGGGAAGATTTACCAAAGCTTCGAGGGGTTCGAGGCGAAATGCTACGCATCCGCAGCGACGAAGTCTCCTTTTCACGCCCCATCCGTCTCCTTCATCTAAGAGATTCCATCTATATTGTCCCCCGTAAAAATGGTGAAATAATGGTCGGAGCCTCTTCTATTGAAACAGATTGGGACGGCCCCGTCACCGTTCGCACCGCCGCCCGCTATTTAGAAGCCTGCGAACGCCTTCACCCTGCACTTGGACAGGCTGAAATCCTTGAGCTCGGCGCTGGTGTCCGTCCTGCCTTTCCCGATAATCTCCCCCATGTCAGCCGTGAGGGGCGTGTCATTTACCTGAATGGTTTTTACCGGCATGGCTGGTTGCTTTCCCCTTGGGCGGGGCAGGAAGTGTTAAAAGAAGTACAGCAGTACACAGGAGAAAAAAGCACAAAAAAAGCCTCCCAAGCACAACCGACAGAGATCCACGCCATTGTAAATGGCAAAAGCCAAGCCATTCCAACTCTTCTTTCTGAACTTCTCAAAAAGCTCCATTTCCAAGATAAAATCGTCGCAACAGCGCTTAATAATCAATTTATTCCCGCAGAAAAACGTGCCGAAACCTTTCTTAAAGAAGGTGATCGCATTGAAATCCTTACCCCCATGCAAGGCGGTTAA
- a CDS encoding thiamine phosphate synthase has protein sequence MKLPDIFYPIAENSKEIALAVQAGAKFIQLRFKGAPEKRLTEIRHSLKICHDAKAICVINDYWQEALSEGAEWIHLGQEDLDTLDDSDKEAFRRKKIRLGISTHDKTELFRALSLNPAYIALGPIWETTLKKMKWQPQGLERLSLWRNLIPTEIPLVAIGGLTPERGKKSLEQGADAVACVSAVFKTKNPTEAIQEWKKYLAG, from the coding sequence ATGAAATTACCCGATATTTTCTATCCAATCGCTGAAAATTCAAAAGAAATTGCCTTAGCCGTTCAAGCTGGTGCTAAATTTATTCAGCTCCGTTTTAAAGGCGCACCGGAAAAGCGTCTTACGGAAATCCGCCATTCTCTTAAAATTTGCCATGATGCAAAAGCGATCTGTGTCATTAATGATTACTGGCAAGAAGCGCTTTCAGAAGGGGCAGAATGGATACATCTTGGCCAAGAAGATTTAGATACGCTCGACGATTCAGACAAAGAAGCCTTCCGGCGCAAAAAGATCAGGCTCGGCATCTCCACCCATGATAAGACGGAACTTTTCCGTGCTTTATCGCTTAATCCTGCCTATATTGCCCTCGGCCCTATTTGGGAAACCACACTCAAAAAAATGAAATGGCAGCCGCAAGGTTTAGAACGCCTTTCTCTATGGCGCAATCTTATTCCAACGGAAATTCCTCTTGTGGCGATCGGTGGACTAACGCCTGAACGTGGCAAGAAATCTCTTGAACAAGGTGCAGATGCTGTTGCCTGCGTCAGTGCGGTTTTCAAAACCAAAAATCCAACCGAAGCGATTCAAGAGTGGAAAAAATACCTTGCCGGATAA
- a CDS encoding thiazole synthase, which produces MSDTKFSIYGEVFASRLFLGTARYPSPSCLKQAVQSSQTSMITVSLRREMIGKGQKPQRQNAGGFQEIIKDLNLPVLPNTAGCLSIAEAITTAQMSREIFGTNRLKLEIIHDENSLQPDVIALVEAARLLSQEGFKIYPYTTPDLSIAERLLRAGCEVLMPGAAPIGTGQGINDPSAMKRLRTTFPETILIADAGLRLPSEAAALMEWGYDGILANTAIARAGDPIQMAHAFSLGIQAGRNAYMANPTSIYEEAVASTPLENRGFHE; this is translated from the coding sequence ATGTCAGATACAAAATTTTCAATTTACGGCGAAGTTTTTGCCTCACGCCTTTTTCTCGGCACCGCACGTTATCCCTCCCCCAGCTGCTTAAAACAAGCCGTCCAATCTTCTCAAACTTCAATGATTACCGTCTCTTTAAGGCGAGAAATGATTGGCAAAGGCCAAAAACCACAACGACAAAATGCGGGCGGTTTTCAAGAAATTATCAAGGATTTGAACCTACCGGTTCTTCCCAATACCGCCGGTTGCCTCAGCATTGCAGAAGCCATCACAACCGCCCAGATGAGCCGGGAAATTTTTGGTACAAACCGTCTAAAATTAGAAATCATCCATGATGAAAATAGCCTTCAGCCCGATGTTATTGCCCTCGTGGAAGCCGCACGCCTTCTCTCTCAAGAAGGGTTTAAAATCTATCCTTATACAACACCGGATTTAAGCATTGCCGAAAGATTATTGCGTGCCGGCTGTGAGGTTCTCATGCCAGGTGCTGCCCCGATCGGCACAGGCCAAGGCATCAATGACCCTAGCGCCATGAAACGCCTACGCACCACTTTCCCTGAAACGATCCTGATCGCCGATGCGGGATTACGCTTGCCGTCCGAGGCCGCCGCCCTCATGGAATGGGGGTATGATGGTATTTTAGCGAATACAGCGATCGCCAGAGCCGGAGATCCTATCCAAATGGCGCATGCTTTTTCACTTGGTATTCAAGCCGGCAGAAATGCCTATATGGCAAACCCGACAAGCATTTACGAAGAGGCCGTCGCTTCAACCCCTCTCGAAAATAGAGGATTTCACGAATGA